One part of the Sphaerochaeta sp. genome encodes these proteins:
- a CDS encoding helix-turn-helix domain-containing protein, which produces MRQIDLACIIRQARERAGFTRIALSRAIGLSDSMVSKYEAGYTNPTQENLVKLCSILGLKYPLVCRDGEPEYCSHTHIVKKKKTHYTNFRIS; this is translated from the coding sequence ATGAGACAAATAGATTTGGCATGCATTATCAGACAAGCTAGGGAGCGAGCTGGATTTACACGTATTGCACTTTCTCGTGCAATTGGTTTATCAGATTCTATGGTGAGCAAATATGAAGCAGGATATACCAATCCTACACAAGAAAATCTCGTTAAACTTTGCTCAATCCTCGGGTTAAAATATCCTTTAGTTTGCAGAGATGGAGAACCTGAGTATTGTTCACACACACATATTGTGAAAAAGAAAAAAACACATTACACAAATTTTAGAATTTCTTGA